The following nucleotide sequence is from Kiritimatiella glycovorans.
CCACCACGGGTTGCCGCGGTGGAATTGCGATCCCCACCGCCCCATCGTCATCCCCGGCCAGGCCTCAGTGGAAGGATGGTGTGCGAACGTATGGAAAATATAGCGGTTCACGCCGCGACAGAAAAAGAAATCGCCCAACGGCTTCAACCGGTACGGGTGATTGACGAATCCCGCATCGTCGGGCTGCGCGGTAAAGGCTTCGGCCCCCACCAGCCGGCGGCCGTACGTGTGTGCCGCCGAGGCCGCCAGCTTCACGGTCCACTTATAGAACCCCCCGTCGCCTTCGATCGGGTAGTGGACCCACCACTCTCCCATCGGTATGTCCGCGTACCCGGCTGCCTCAATATGATTGAAATTCCCCACATGACTGTAGGGTTCGATCGAGAGGCGCATGCCGTTGCGGTGAGCCATCTCGGCGAAATGGCCGAAGTAATGCTCGTTGAACAGGTCGGCGATCGTACGGCGGAAGTCGTAGAGAAAGCGTTCCGACACGTCGATGCTTTCGACCACCCGTCCGGTCAGACAGGGAAGCCAGGGGAAGAGATCGTACCCGCGGCGCCGGCGGAATTCCCCCCCGAGCCCGCGCGTCCAGTTCTGCTGATGAACCTCGTAACTGTCGATCAGCACGTTGTTGAGTACGCGGCCGCTCAGCGGTCCCGCCTTATCGATAACCGGCTGCACCGCATGGTTCCAGTGAAGCTCGGCCGCCGTGCGGCTGAGCTTGTCGCATTCCAGACCCAGGCCTTCGGGAGGAGCGGGGTGATTCCTGACGCCGGTCGTGGTATGTCCAAGTCTCAGAATCGTCCAGTCGCCTTCGGGAACCTCCCATTTGAGCCTGTCTTCGGCATCGAGCTGCGCCGTCAGGTCCACGAGGTCCCTGCGGGAGATCCGCGCATGGGCCGGTGCGGTGCGCTCGTCGGGTGCACATACCGTGTCGCGCTCCAGTCCGGTCTTGCCTTTCCAGTCCCGAATTCTGAAGGGTTCTCGGCTTCCGTTTCCGGGAGCAGCAGCCGGAAAGGCGAGCACGGCGATATCGCGGTAATACCCCAGCTTATGTTCAGGCTTTGCAAGCCGATCATGGAATGAAGAGGAACCCGAGACCGTGGTCTCGCTCCAGACCAGGCGCTGCATGGAATACTCGGGCGTGATCCACGGCCCGCCGCTGCTCGACCACCCTGCGCAGTTGTGCAGGCAGACTTCGAGATCCAGCCGGTCTGCCTCCCGCAGGGTGTGATGCATAAGATCCAGCCACTCGTCGCTCATATAGTCGACGGGACCCTGCGGGATGCCGACGGTGACATGAAAGGCCTGGAACCCCCCGAGCCCCGCGCGGTCCATCGATTCGAGGTCGGCGGTGATGCCCTCCGGGGTGACGTTTCCGTTCATCCAGTGCCACCAGGTATGGGGTCTCGCAGACCGTGGCGGATCGCGAAATTCTTCTACAAAAGTTTCGGCCGCGCCGGGTGCCGCGGCAAGACCGAGTGCGGATGCGTACAGCAGAATGGGTAGAAGTCTCACCGTTAAGCCTCCCGGATTTGTGCGTCGAGCGCGCCGCAGACCGCCTCCCCGATGCTGTCATGCCAGCGGTTCACTTCCTCGTCGCGCAGCGTGCGGTCGCCTGAGCGGTAGACGAAACGATAGGCCATGCTCTTTTTGTCTTCTCCGATACCCCGGCCTTTGAAGATATCGAACAGCTCGCAGCGCTCCAGCTCATCCGGCGCCTCATTGCGGATCTCGTCCTCGATCTGTGCATGCGTCACGGCGCAGTCCACGACGAAGGCGAAATCGCGCTCCACCGCCGGGTACACCGCCGGCGTCCGCACGCGGCGGACGCGAAAGGCCTCGTTGAGAAACGGTTCGAGATCCAGTTCCGCAACGGCCGCGGGCCCGTTGAAGCGGTATTCGCGCGCCAGCTTCGCGCGGAGCAGTCCCATCCGGCCGATCTCGCGCCCGGAGGCGCTCAGCACCAGTGCGCCGCCGGGTTCGAAGGCGGGCGCGTCGACGCGGTCAAACCGGGTCCCCTCAAGATTCTGATGCCGGAGCAGTTCCCCGATCAGTCCTTTCATCCACAGGAACATCTCTTCGGGTTCGACGGTCCGCTGGCGGTCGAGAAGCGCGCGGCCCACCGGCCCCATCATGCCCAGCGCGATACGCTCACACTCTGCGAGTTCGCCCCCGGTGCAGCGGAATACTTTCCCGGTCTCGAAAAACACGGCCTCGTGTTCCTGGCGCGCCATGTTACGGCCGAGCGTTTCGACCATCTGGGGGATAAGCGAGGTGCGCAGGATCGACTGATCGGAGCTGATCGGGTGGGGGAGCACCTCTCGCAGGTCCTCCGGCTCCGCGAAGCGGTCGAGAAGCTCCTTCGAAACCAGCGTATAATTCATGATCTCCCGCGCGCCGAGGCCGGTCAGGGCGTGACGGCAGCGGTCCAGTGCCCGCACGCGCCCGTGATCCGCGTCCTCCACGATCGAGGCGCGCGGGGTCGCCTCCGGTATGCGGTCCAGACCGTGGATCCGCGCAAATTCCTCGGCGAGGTCGACTTCGCGATGCAGGTCCAGACGGAACGACGGCACGTCCACCTCGAACACCGCAGGATCGTCGTCCGCCGGACGTACGACGAGTTCAAGCGATTCGAGCGCGGAGCGGACTTCGTCCGGCCCGGCTTCAATGCCCGTGAGGCGGGTGATGGCTTCCGGCCGGCAGCGCACGGTGCGCGATTCGGTGTCGCGGGCGCGTACATCGATCGCTCCGCGTGCGGGCGTGCCGCCCGCGATGGAGGACAGCAGCGCTGCCGCGCGGCGGCTGGCCCACTCCACGCCCTCGATATCCACGCCGCGCTGGAAACGGTAGGAAGAATCGGTGTGGAGCCCGAGGCGCCTGGTGCAGGCCCGGACGGTCGGCGGGTCGAAGGCCGCCGACTCCAGCAGCACGTTTTCCGTGTCCCCGCCGATCTCGCTGTCGGCACCCCCCATGATGCCCGCAAGCGCCAGCGGACGCGCACCGTCGGCGATCACGAGCGTGTCTTCGTCCAGCGTGCGTTCGACGCCGTCAAGGGTCGTCAGCGTCTCCCCGGGGGCGGCGCGGCGGACCACGACCCGGCCGCCCTCCAGGCGGTCGAGGTCGAAGGCGTGCAGCGGCTGGCCGCTCTCGAAGAGCACAAAGTTCGTGATGTCGACCACATTATTGATGGGCCGGAGCCCGGCCAGCCGGAGCCGCTTCTGCATCCAGTCCGGGGAGGGGCCGATCCCTATCCCGCTCAGTACGCGGGCGGTGTACCGCGGGCACCCCCCGGGGTCCGCGACCTCGACGGCGGCCCGCTCGTCCACGGCCGATCCCGCTTCGCCGCAATCGGTCTCCGGGCGCCTGAGCGAGGTTCCGTACAGCGCCGCCACTTCGCGCGCGAGGCCCATGATGCTCAGGCAGTCGGGACGATTGGGCGTGATCTCGAGTTCAAAGACCACCTCCTCCGGCCCCATCCACTCGTGCATCGGTGCGCCGGGCTCGCACGTCCCGTCCAGCTCCATGAGACCCTCGTGGCGGTCGGAGAGTCCGAGTTCATCCTCGGCGCAGAGCATGCCCAGCGACGTCTCGCCGCGCAGTTTCGCCTTTTTGATCTTCATCCCGCCGGGAAGGGTGACGCCCACGGGTGCAAAGGGATACACGCCGCCGGTCCGCACGTTGGGGGCGCCGCAGACCACCGGGGCGGGGTCGTCCTTTCCGTATTCCACGCTACAGAGCACGAGCCGGTCCGCCTTCGGATGCGGGCGCACCTCGACGACCTTCCCGGCGACGACGCCTTCAACCGGACTGCCGATCCGCTCGATCGCCTCGACTTCCAGCCCCGCGAACGTCAGCTTTTCGGCCAGTCGCTCCGGCGTATCATCGAAATCCACGTAATCTTTCAGCCAGCAGATCGGAACTCTCATGGGGTCTCCCGCCGTCCGGTTGAGTCTTCGGGTGCGAACAGCCGTGTATACTGCACTTCCCTCCGGCGTCTCAAGGTTTTATGGGGAGCCGGATGAACGCGGGTCCTGCTTATCCCTGAAGATGGGCGCGGGTCAGGTTGAGTGCGGTGTCGACCAGGTTCCGGGCCTCGTCCGCCGATCCCGCCTCGGCGGTGAAGCGGATCACGGGTTCGGTGTTCGACCGGCGGACGTGCAGCCAGCCGCGGGGCAGCGAGACGAAGACGCCGTCCGAGGTGTCGACCGGATGGTCCGCGTAATGCCGCCGGAGCGCCCGCAGCAGGGAGGGCGTCGATCCGGCCGGCGTCTCCAGTTTCGCGGTCGCCGTGTGGTAGGCCGGGATCTCCGCCTTCAGTTTCGAGACGGACTTCTGTTCCGCCGCCATCAGCTCCAGCGCCAGGGCCATGCCGATGAAGCTGTCCCGGCAGGGGTGGACGGCGGGAACGATCACTCCGCCGTTATGCTCGCCGCCCACCGCCGCACCGTGGCGGAGCATCGCTTCGACCACGTTGATCTCCCCGATCCGGCTGCGGTGTACGGCGACGCCGTATTCGCGGGCCAGATCGTCGATGCAGCGGCTGGTGGAGAGGTTGACGACCACCGGTCCGGAGGCGTGGGCTTCGAGCACCCGGCGCACGGCGAAGGCGACGCTCAGGTTTTCGCCCGCGGGCGACCCGTGCTCGTCGACGATGCTCAGACGGTCTCCGTCGGGGTCCTGGGCGAATCCCGCGTCGCAGCGCTCCTTCCGGACCAGGTCGCAGAGCGCCCGCACATGTGCGGGCGCCGGTTCCGGGTCGCGTCCGAAGACCCCGTTCGGCTCCGCGTGGAGTTCCACGACCTCGCACCCGAGTCGCTCGAGAAAGGGCCGGGTGTACAGAGCGCCGGTTCCGTTGCAGGGATCGACGGCGATCTTGAATCCCGCGGAGCGAATGAGGCCGGTGTCCACGTAGGCGGCCACGGCGTCGAGATGGGCCGCGGCTGCGTGATCGATTTTGCGCGCGGCGGGAAGTTCGGCCTCGCTCACCATCGGAAAATCGCGCTGGTGGTACAGGTCGAACAGCTCCCCGGAGCGCGAGCGGTTGAGGAAGAAGCCGTTGCGGTCCACGAATTTGAGGGCGTTCCATTCGGCGGGGTTGTGGCTGGCGGTAATCACGATGCCGCCGCGGGCCCCGAGGCGCCGGACGAGAAAAAGGGCGGAGGGTGTGGGGATGACCCCGCACAGCAGGGGGCGGCAGCCGACGCTCTGCAGGCCCGCGAACACGGCCTCCTCGAGCATGCGGCCCGAAGTCCGGGTATCGCGGGCGACCACGACCGGTCCCGCTCCGGCGAATACGCCGAAGGCCTGGGCGAACGAGACGGCGAGCTGGGGCGTGATGGTGCGGCCGACGATGCCCCGTACGCCGGAGATGCCCACCTTGAGCGTGAATCGTTCGGGATCAGAGTTCTTCATGCAGGACCCTCACGGTTTCGGCGGCCCGGCGTTCGGCCGTCTCGCGGTCGAGGGCCTCGGAAATGACCCGGATAATGTTCTCGGTGCGCGAGAGCCGCGCATGGACCCACCCGTCCTCGAGGTCCAGGCGGATGCCGTCGGTGGTGTCGAGCGTCCCCGCGCCGGCCCCTCTCCAGCGGCGCTGCAGCGCGTCGAGTGCCTGGGTGCCGCGGGAATACGTGCAGCGCACGCGGCGCTTATCGATTCCGTAGCGCGGAATGCCGGCGAGCAGTCCGCTCAGGGTGCAGTCGCGGACGGCCATCGATTCGAGAATGAGCAGGGTGGAGAGGATGCCGTCGAAATACGCTCCGTTCGAGGCCCGGGCGGCCCCGCCGCTGCCCTCGCCGCTGAGCACGGCCTCCTCGTCCTGCATGGACGAGATCACCCAGGCCTCGCCCACGCGGCTCTTCAGCAGCGGCGCCCCCGCCCGCGCACACAGGTCGTCCACCGTGCGCGTGGTGCACGAATTGGTCACCACCGGTCCGGGCGTCTGTTCCAGTACGTGCTGGGCGACCAGCGCGAAGGTGTACTCCTCGCTCGCCGGCTCCCCCGTTTCCGAGACCACCGAGAGCCGCTTGGCGTCGCTGCTGAGCACGAATCCGGCATCGGCGCCCAGCGCGCCGATGATTTCCGCCATCGGCAGGGCGCTGCGGGGCCTGGGTTCGGGTTCGCGTGCAAGGTAGCCCGAAGGCCGGCCGTTGATCGGGATCAGGTCGAGTCCGAACAGTTCCCTGAAACGGGGGAGGAGCGGGCAGGCGGCGCCGCCGACCGGATCGATGACCACGCGAAAACGGCGCCGGCGTATGCGTTCGGCGTCCACCTGCGCCGCGAGGTGGTCCATGTAGCGGTCCATCCCCTCCGGGCGGTCCGAGATGGCGCCGAGACGGCACCAGTCCGCCTTGCGGAACTCGGAGGCGTGGAAGATGTCCAGCACGGCCTCGCCGCCCGAGGGGTCCAGGAAGGCGCCGTCGGCGCCGATGAGCGTGATCGTGTTCCACCCCTGGCGGTTGTGCCCGCCCGAGATCGACAGCCCCCCCGCCGCGCCGCATTCCTTTACCGCGAACTGGACGGCCGGGGTGGGGGCGACCCCGAGATCGATCACCTCGCAGCCGGCGCAGGTCAGGGCGGAGACGGCGGTGGCGTGGAACATGGGACTCGAGTAGCGGGTGTCGCGTGCGAGGACGATGCGGCCGCCCTCCGTGAGCGTGGCGAAGGCCGAGACGAAATCGGCCGCAAGATTCGGCGTGAGCGATCCGCCCACGTAGCCGCGCATGCCGAAACCGGCCAGCCTCAGCGTATTCACATCCGTCCTCCCGGCGCGGTCAAACCTTTACCCGGCGTTCGTTCCCCCATTCAAAACCCACCATACGTGATCCTCTTATTCCATTGCAAACCCCGCCGGAGTCGTGTTTTCTAGGAGTTTCCGGAGCCCTGCGCCAGAACGGATTATTATGAAGGTTCTTATTGCAGAAGACGACCCTGTTTCGAGGACCGTGTTGCGCCGCGTCCTCGAGCGGCTGGGTCACGAGGTTGAGATCACCTGCGACGGCGCGGAGGCGCTCGAGCGGCTGACCGCACCCGATGCGGCGCGGCTGGCGATTATGGACTGGATGATGCCGGAACTGGACGGGCTCGACGTCTGCCGCCGCGTCAAGAATCTCGGCAGCATGAACCCCGTCTACGTGATCGTGCTTACCGCCCGCCGCGAAAAGGAGGACCTGCTCCAGGCCTTCGAGGCGGGCGCCGACGACTTTATCTCGAAACCTTTCGACCAGGACGAGCTGGCGGCGCGGCTCCAGGTGGGGCAGCGCATCATCGAACAGCAGTCGCTGCTGAGTTCGCTGATCGATTCGATCCCCGATCTGATCTATTTCTCCGACGGGTCGGGACGATGCCTCGGCTGCAACCGGGCCTTCGCGCGCTACGTCGGGCGGAATCGTACGGAGATCGTGGGTTCCCGGCCGCCGGACTTTTTCGACCGGGCACGCGCCGAGGAGTACCGGGAACTGCGCGAACGAATCGAGCGCGATGAAGCCCCCAGCCGGTACTCCAAGTGGGTGACGTATCCCGACGGCGAATCGCGTCTGATGGATTGTGTGACGACCCCGTTTCACGGGCCGCACGAGGAGATGATCGGCTGGATCGAAGTGAGCCGCGACATCACGGAACGCCACCGCATCGACCGCGAACACCGCCGCCTCGCGGCCGTGGTCGAGCAGGCCGCCGAGGCGATCATGATCACGGACCTCGACGGGAATATTCAGTACGTGAATCCCGCCTTCCAGCAGCTCACGGGATATGCGACGGAGGACGCCGTGGGCTGCACGCCGAATATCCTCAAGAGCGGGACTCACGAAGACGCGTATTACCGCAAGATCTGGACCGCGCTCGAAAAGGGCGAGATCTGGAACGGACGGTTCACGAACCGCGGCAAGAACGGCCATTTTTTCGAGGCGGAGTCGGTGATCTTCCCCATCCGGAACCGGGAAGGGGAGATCACCAATTACGCCAGCATCATGAAGGACGTCACCCAGGAACTCCACCTCGAGGCCCAGCTCCGTCAGGCCCAGAAGATGAACGCGGTGGGTCAGCTCGCCGGCGGCGTGGCGCACGACTTCAACAACCTGCTGATGGTCATTCGCAACAGCGCGCAGTTCGCCCTCGAAGGCAAGGAGTCCCCGGAGGAAGTCGAAGAAGATCTGACGGCGGTGATCGACGCCGCCAAGCAGGCGGCCACCCTCACCCGGCAGCTCCTGGCCTTCTCGCGCAAACAGGTGCTCTCCCCGCGCCAGCTCGACCTCAACGAAGTCGTGCTCGGACTCGAAAACATGCTCCAGCGCGTCATTCCCGAGAATATCCGCATCCGCTACAACGTCGCCGAGGACCCCTGCCTCTGCCGTGTCGACCACGGCCAGATCGAACAGGTGATCGTGAACATGGCGGTCAATGCCCGCGACGCCATGCCCGGCGGCGGGACGCTGATCATCGAGACCCGGCACGCCCAGCTCTCGCGCCAGGACGCGGAGGAATTCATCGAGTGGGAGGAGGAATGCACGGGGCGTTACGTTCTGCTGATGATCAGCGACAGCGGAGTGGGCATGGACCGCGACACCATGCACCACATCTTCGAGCCGTTCTTCACCACGAAAGGGGTGGGCAAAGGCACCGGCCTCGGACTGTCCACCGCCTACGGGATTATCAAGCAGCACGGCGGGCATATTTCAGTCTACAGCGAACCCGGCAGCGGGACGACGTTCAAGGTCTACCTGCCCGAGGTGCGCGAGAAGACGGAGACCGCCGGGCGGCAGGAACAGTCCGGAGATCTTCCCGGCGGCGGGGAGACGATTCTTATTGCGGAGGACGAGCCCGCCGTGCTCCATCTGGCCACCCGTATGCTCCGTCTGCTCGGCTATGAAGTACTCGAGGCCCGCAGCGGGGAAGAGGCGCTCGAGGTGCTCGACCGCTACAAGGGCCACGTCGACCTCCTCTTCGCCGACGTCGTCATGCCGGGCATGGACGGCACCGAACTCGCGGGTAAGGTCAGCGAACGTTACCCCGATATCAGAGTCCTCTTCGCCTCGGGCTATTCCGAATTTCACGTCAAGGATCAGGGCATGATTCACGACGAAAACGATCTCATCCAGAAACCCTTCGTCCTGGCCGACCTCGCCCACAAAATCCGCAAAGTCCTCGGCGCGCCGGATTCCGGGTAACCCGCCCTCGCCACAAGAAAAAACGAATTCCAGCGATTCTCATTATGGCTTCACCCTTTTCGGTCGGGGTGGCACCCGACCCTCCCAATGCCCGAAAAGGCGTCGGATATCGACTCGGGAGGGACGGCTGCCACGCCGTCCGCGGTCGGAATGCGGCCATAATGAGAACTGCTGAACGAATTCGACAAGGGGTGGTTTTCACATTATATTTCTATAAGTTACGGTTGCGATCCCCGGAGGTTGAAATGAAGCACAAGTTTGCAGACGGGTTTTGTATAGCGGCGTGTGCGTTGCTCGTTTCCATGACGGCGGCAGCCGCGCCGTGCGGTATGAGCGTGGAGGGCAGGACGGGTGCGGTTTGTGTCGATACGCCGCAGCCGCGGTTTTCATGGCGGCTGGACGAGGAAGGCTACGGGGTGCGCCAGACGGCTTATCGCATTCAAGTGGAGGCGGACGACGACGGGAGGACGGTCTGGGATTCGGGTCGCGTCGAGAGCGGTGAGCAGCTCTGGATCGAGTACGCGGGCCAGCCTCTCAAACCCTCTTCGGCCTATCGCTGGCGGGTGCGGACGTGGACCGGCGACGGGAAGTCCGGCTGGAGCGGCTGGGCATCGTTCGACACGGCCCTGCTCTCTGACGGAGGCTGGGAAGCGTCCTGGATTCGGGCTCCCTACGATCGATGGGCCGGGCGTTCCGGATTCCGCCCGTATGACCGCCTGCTCGATACACCGGAGATCAAGGCTCATGCCTGGGTTCCCGATGCCCCCTGGATCGAGACCTGGGTCGAAAAGGCCACACTCCATTCGCACCGCATCC
It contains:
- a CDS encoding response regulator, translating into MKVLIAEDDPVSRTVLRRVLERLGHEVEITCDGAEALERLTAPDAARLAIMDWMMPELDGLDVCRRVKNLGSMNPVYVIVLTARREKEDLLQAFEAGADDFISKPFDQDELAARLQVGQRIIEQQSLLSSLIDSIPDLIYFSDGSGRCLGCNRAFARYVGRNRTEIVGSRPPDFFDRARAEEYRELRERIERDEAPSRYSKWVTYPDGESRLMDCVTTPFHGPHEEMIGWIEVSRDITERHRIDREHRRLAAVVEQAAEAIMITDLDGNIQYVNPAFQQLTGYATEDAVGCTPNILKSGTHEDAYYRKIWTALEKGEIWNGRFTNRGKNGHFFEAESVIFPIRNREGEITNYASIMKDVTQELHLEAQLRQAQKMNAVGQLAGGVAHDFNNLLMVIRNSAQFALEGKESPEEVEEDLTAVIDAAKQAATLTRQLLAFSRKQVLSPRQLDLNEVVLGLENMLQRVIPENIRIRYNVAEDPCLCRVDHGQIEQVIVNMAVNARDAMPGGGTLIIETRHAQLSRQDAEEFIEWEEECTGRYVLLMISDSGVGMDRDTMHHIFEPFFTTKGVGKGTGLGLSTAYGIIKQHGGHISVYSEPGSGTTFKVYLPEVREKTETAGRQEQSGDLPGGGETILIAEDEPAVLHLATRMLRLLGYEVLEARSGEEALEVLDRYKGHVDLLFADVVMPGMDGTELAGKVSERYPDIRVLFASGYSEFHVKDQGMIHDENDLIQKPFVLADLAHKIRKVLGAPDSG
- the pheT gene encoding phenylalanine--tRNA ligase subunit beta, which translates into the protein MRVPICWLKDYVDFDDTPERLAEKLTFAGLEVEAIERIGSPVEGVVAGKVVEVRPHPKADRLVLCSVEYGKDDPAPVVCGAPNVRTGGVYPFAPVGVTLPGGMKIKKAKLRGETSLGMLCAEDELGLSDRHEGLMELDGTCEPGAPMHEWMGPEEVVFELEITPNRPDCLSIMGLAREVAALYGTSLRRPETDCGEAGSAVDERAAVEVADPGGCPRYTARVLSGIGIGPSPDWMQKRLRLAGLRPINNVVDITNFVLFESGQPLHAFDLDRLEGGRVVVRRAAPGETLTTLDGVERTLDEDTLVIADGARPLALAGIMGGADSEIGGDTENVLLESAAFDPPTVRACTRRLGLHTDSSYRFQRGVDIEGVEWASRRAAALLSSIAGGTPARGAIDVRARDTESRTVRCRPEAITRLTGIEAGPDEVRSALESLELVVRPADDDPAVFEVDVPSFRLDLHREVDLAEEFARIHGLDRIPEATPRASIVEDADHGRVRALDRCRHALTGLGAREIMNYTLVSKELLDRFAEPEDLREVLPHPISSDQSILRTSLIPQMVETLGRNMARQEHEAVFFETGKVFRCTGGELAECERIALGMMGPVGRALLDRQRTVEPEEMFLWMKGLIGELLRHQNLEGTRFDRVDAPAFEPGGALVLSASGREIGRMGLLRAKLAREYRFNGPAAVAELDLEPFLNEAFRVRRVRTPAVYPAVERDFAFVVDCAVTHAQIEDEIRNEAPDELERCELFDIFKGRGIGEDKKSMAYRFVYRSGDRTLRDEEVNRWHDSIGEAVCGALDAQIREA
- the glmM gene encoding phosphoglucosamine mutase, with translation MKNSDPERFTLKVGISGVRGIVGRTITPQLAVSFAQAFGVFAGAGPVVVARDTRTSGRMLEEAVFAGLQSVGCRPLLCGVIPTPSALFLVRRLGARGGIVITASHNPAEWNALKFVDRNGFFLNRSRSGELFDLYHQRDFPMVSEAELPAARKIDHAAAAHLDAVAAYVDTGLIRSAGFKIAVDPCNGTGALYTRPFLERLGCEVVELHAEPNGVFGRDPEPAPAHVRALCDLVRKERCDAGFAQDPDGDRLSIVDEHGSPAGENLSVAFAVRRVLEAHASGPVVVNLSTSRCIDDLAREYGVAVHRSRIGEINVVEAMLRHGAAVGGEHNGGVIVPAVHPCRDSFIGMALALELMAAEQKSVSKLKAEIPAYHTATAKLETPAGSTPSLLRALRRHYADHPVDTSDGVFVSLPRGWLHVRRSNTEPVIRFTAEAGSADEARNLVDTALNLTRAHLQG